Genomic window (Nitrospirales bacterium LBB_01):
GGTTTTAGCGGCACGAACGTACTTATTTTCTTTATCGTTGTCTCCTGGTCTTTCCATAGCCCAGTCGACTCTAACAATATTATAAGGACTTTTACTGTGCAAATTTGCCTGCATCTCAGGCGTTATGATGTCATATGGGGGTGCTGTGACATCAGAAAGCGACACCCTCTGCGGGTCATACATAAGTCCTTTAAATGGAGCGGCTCCCGTCATTTACCATCCTAAAGCTATAATCATGTCGTGAGATTGTAACATTTTTACTTTTAATAATTCAATGTGTGTTACGGTTATTCATTGAAAAATTTATGTATTGCCTATGCAGTTAACTCCACTAATGGAGGAACTGGATTCCTGCCTCCGCAGGAATGACAAGAAAAGAAAGTCACCCCCTCTGTCATTCCCGCCTCCGAGCAGGAATCCAGTTCTTTTTCCAATTAAAAAAAAATAGAAACCTACCTCCTTAGAATCCTGAAAAACCTCTACCGGAGTTAACTCAATAAGCATTTAAAAAATTTTTTAAAAAATTAGATGAAATTTATTTACAAGTTGTGATAAACTCAATTGCGGAGGGTGTAGATTGAATAATACTTATAAGAATATATTTGTGTGGCTCTTAATAGGGTCGCTTATGATAGTGCTGTTTAACATGTTGAGTTTTCAAAAGCCTCAGCAAGAGGAGATGATTTTCTCGGAATTTCTCGAAAAGGTTGACGGCTCATTAGTAGAAGAGGTGTCTATCAGAGAAAACGAGATAAACGGCAAACTCAAAGACGGCAAGACTTTCCGTACATACACTATGGAGTTCCCTGATCTGGTAAAAGAGCTAAGGGCTAAAAATGTTAAGATTACAGTAAAACCCCCAACTCAAAGCCCGTGGTACGTGAACTTCTTTTTTTCGTGGGGGCCTATAATTTTCCTTGCGCTTATATGGGTGTTTTTCATGAGACAGATGCAGATGGGTGGCAATAAAGCAATGTCGTTTGGTAAGTCACGAGCGCGGCTTGTCTCTGATAAGTCTAACAAGGTGACCTTTAAAGATGTTGCAGGTGTTGAGGAGGCTAAAAACGAGGTACTGGAAATAATAGAGTTTTTAAGAGACCCACAAAAGTTTACGAAACTGGGCGGCAGAATTCCACGAGGTGTACTGCTTGTGGGGCCTCCCGGAACCGGCAAAACCCTCCTTGCAAAAGCCATTGCCGGAGAAGCTGACGTCCCCTTTTATTCCATATCGGGATCAGATTTTGTAGAAATGTTTGTCGGAGTTGGTGCATCACGAGTAAGGGATTTATTTGAACAGGCTAAGAAAAATGCACCGTGTCTTATATTTATAGATGAAATAGATGCCGTAGGACGTCATCGTGGAGCAGGGTTAGGAGGTGGTCATGATGAAAGAGAGCAGACCCTTAACCAGCTGCTTGTTGAGATGGACGGCTTTGAAGGAAAAGAGGGACGCATTGTTATAGCTGCAACAAATAGACCTGATGTACTTGACCCAGCGCTATTAAGACCTGGCAGATTTGACAGACAGGTGATAGTCTCACATCCCGATGTGCGGGGGCGTGAGGAGATTTTAAAAGTGCACACAAAGGCTATTCCCATGTCTGAGGATGTTGTGTTAGCAGTGATAGCAAGAGGCACTCCTGGCTTTACCGGCGCAGACCTTGCAAATCTCGTAAATGAGGCGGCACTTGTTGCGGCAAGAGAGTCAAAAGAAACTGTAGATATGGTTGACTTTGACCACGCTAAGGATAAAGTGCTGATGGGCGTGGAGCGAAAAAGCATGATAATTAATGACGAGGAAAAGCGCAACACCGCCTATCATGAGTCAGGACATGCGCTTGTAGCTAAACTAACTCCAGGAACCGACCCTGTGCACAAGGTCAGCATAATCCCGCGCGGACGCGCTCTTGGCGTTACCCAACAGCTTCCGATTGACGACCGATACACGTACTCAAAGGAGTTTTTAGTGAACACCCTTAAGGTGCTTTTAGGCGGGCGGGCTGCAGAGGAGCTGGCGCTTAATCACATGACTACAGGTGCCGGAAATGATCTTGAAAGGGCTACCGATCTCTCCAGAAAAATGGTGACCGAATGGGGCATGTCGGACAAACTTGGGCCACTAACCTTTGGTAAGAAAGAGGAGCAGATTTTCCTCGGCCGTGAAATTGCCAAACACAGGGACTACAGCGAAAGAACCGCCGAGTTAATAGACGAAGAGGTTCAGTCCCTTGTTTTTAACGCTTATCAGGAAAGCAAAGAAATCCTCAGGGCAAATTACGATATGCTTGAGGCTATGGCAAAGTTGCTGCTGGATAAAGAAACTATAGAAAATACTGACATAGAACAACTTATAGAAGAGGTCAAACTTAAAAGAAATCCCGGCCTTGAAACTAGTTCTTAAAAACTACACACTGAACTTATCACATAAAACCCTCATTATGGGGGTGCTAAATATAACCCCTGATTCATTTTCCGATGGCGGCGTCTATTTTGAAAAAAACCGCGCAATAGAGGGCGCAATTCAAATGGTAGAAGACGGCGCTGATATTATTGATGTTGGAGGGGAGTCAACCCGGCCGGGCGCTAAAGAAGTCACAGCAGATGAGGAAATAAGTCGCGTAATTCCGGTTATAGAGGCAATCGCTCAACACATAAACGTGCCGATTTCAGTTGATACGTATAAGGCACAGGTGGCGCACGAGGCGTTAAGCTCAGGGGCATCTATGGTTAATGATATAAGCGGCCTCAGATTTGACAAAGATATGCCTAAGACCATTGCAGAAGCTCATGGAGCGGTATGTATTATGCACATACTGGGCACACCGCAAAACATGCAAAATAACCCGCACTATGACGATTTATTCGCTGAGATTGGCAACTACCTAAATGAGGGAATAAATATTGCACTGTCTGCCGGAATCTCTGAGGCAAGCATTGTGATTGACCCGGGGTTAGGCTTTGGTAAAACTATTAACCATAATCTCCAGATTTTAAGAGGACTCCATAGATTTAAACAGCTTGGAAAACTGCTTTTGATTGGCACCTCCCGCAAATCCTTTATCGGGCATATTCTCGGTGGCCGTTCTGTTGACAAAAGACTGATGGGAACCGCTGCAACTGTTGCAATTTCTATTCTTAACGGGGCGTCAATTGTGCGGGTGCATGATGTTAAGGAGATAGCCGATGTGGTGCGTGTTTCGGATGCGATAGTGAGAATACCAAATGCCTAAAAAACTTTATCCGCAGATGACACAGATGAACGCAGATAGAAAAATCTTTAAATCTGCGAAAATCTGCGCAATCTGCGGAGTGAATTCTTATTCTGTATTTGTAGTTTCTTATAAGGAGAATCTTTAATTTGACCGCATACGTTTTAATGGGGCCCACCTGTGTGGGCAAGACAGAATCATCGCTTTTACTTGCCGGGGCGCTAAAGAGCGAAATCATAAGCGCCGATTCCATGCAGGTCTATAAGTATATGGATATAGGTACAGCAAAACCCTCTTTGGATAAACTCCGTGCAGTGCCGCATCATATGATTGACGTGGCATTACCGAGTGAGGAGTTTAGCGCTGGCAGGTTTGTATCGGAGGCGTCGCCGATAGTTAATACCCTTTGTGCACGAGTGAAACATCCGGTTATAGCCGGAGGCACGGGGCTATATATCCGAGCGCTTTCTGAGGGACTTTTTGAAGGCCCTGCGGCTGATTGGAAATTGAGGCAGCAGTTAGAGTCTGATGAGGTAAATTGTGAGGGGTTTCTCTATAATCTTCTTTGTCAACTTGATCCCGTTACAGCTTCAAAAGTAACACGAGGCGACACAAGGCGGATAATCCGAGCGCTTGAGGTGATACTTAAGCTTGGCGTGCCAATGTCAGAGGCTCAAAAAAATACTACTCCTTCTGTTGACTGTGATTTTGTAAAAATCTGTCTAACTAGGGAGCGCACGGAGCTTTATCGGATGATAGAGGATAGAGTGGATGTGATGGTACACGATGGGCTTTTTGAAGAGGCGAGGGAGCTTTTTGATATGCCGCTGTCTAAGACCACATCAAGAGCAATCGGGTACAGGGAGGCGTTTTCGCATTTTAGGGGAGAGGTTACATTTGATGAGGCCGTATTAAACATAAAACAGGCCACACGGCGTTATGCTAAGCGCCAGATGACGTGGTTTCGGGCTGAAAGGGACATCAATTGGATTGATATAACAGGCATTTTTGATCCCCCAAAAATTTATGATAAAATAATTTCGCTTATAGGTACTAATTAGCTTGAATTACTTAGGTGAAATTCTTTATTGTATATAGGATAAACCACATAAAGGAGACATATAGATGGGTGGCGTAAAAACGACAAGCCTGCAGGATACTTTCCTAAATCAACTGAGGAAAGACAAGATGCCGGTTGTTGTATATTTGACAAACGGCGTGAGGCTAAAGGGAACAGTGAGAGCGTTTGACAACTTTGTTATAATTTTGAAAGATGCCAAACAGCAGTTGATTTACAAACATTCCATCTCGTCCATAGTGCCTGAGGATGACGTAAACGTTAAATATGACGAGCCTCAGCAAGAGCAATAAGGCGGAGAAATCCCCGCTGCCTACGGTTGACATAATCATAAGGTATCGGGAGGGTGTGGTGCTGATTAAACGAAAAAATGAACCTCACGGGTGGGCTATCCCCGGCGGGTTTGTGGATTATGGGGAATCACTTGAAACGGCAGCGTGCAGAGAGGCTAAAGAAGAGACCGGTCTTGATGTAAGACTTATCAGGCAGTTTCATACGTATTCCGACCCGGAAAGAGACAAGCGGATGCACACGATAACGACCGTGTATCTGGCAGAAGCAGATGGGGAGGCGGTGGCCGGAGACGACGCCGCAGAGTATGGCGTGTTTACACCAACAACTCTGCCAAACCCAATAGTGTTTGACCACAGGAGTATTCTTGAGGACTATTTCAATCAGATATATTAACTTTAGGAGGGTTTTTTAGATGATAAAGTTTATGCACAAACATGCCAAGTTTTTT
Coding sequences:
- a CDS encoding ATP-dependent metallopeptidase FtsH/Yme1/Tma family protein; translated protein: MNNTYKNIFVWLLIGSLMIVLFNMLSFQKPQQEEMIFSEFLEKVDGSLVEEVSIRENEINGKLKDGKTFRTYTMEFPDLVKELRAKNVKITVKPPTQSPWYVNFFFSWGPIIFLALIWVFFMRQMQMGGNKAMSFGKSRARLVSDKSNKVTFKDVAGVEEAKNEVLEIIEFLRDPQKFTKLGGRIPRGVLLVGPPGTGKTLLAKAIAGEADVPFYSISGSDFVEMFVGVGASRVRDLFEQAKKNAPCLIFIDEIDAVGRHRGAGLGGGHDEREQTLNQLLVEMDGFEGKEGRIVIAATNRPDVLDPALLRPGRFDRQVIVSHPDVRGREEILKVHTKAIPMSEDVVLAVIARGTPGFTGADLANLVNEAALVAARESKETVDMVDFDHAKDKVLMGVERKSMIINDEEKRNTAYHESGHALVAKLTPGTDPVHKVSIIPRGRALGVTQQLPIDDRYTYSKEFLVNTLKVLLGGRAAEELALNHMTTGAGNDLERATDLSRKMVTEWGMSDKLGPLTFGKKEEQIFLGREIAKHRDYSERTAELIDEEVQSLVFNAYQESKEILRANYDMLEAMAKLLLDKETIENTDIEQLIEEVKLKRNPGLETSS
- a CDS encoding NUDIX hydrolase is translated as MTSLSKSNKAEKSPLPTVDIIIRYREGVVLIKRKNEPHGWAIPGGFVDYGESLETAACREAKEETGLDVRLIRQFHTYSDPERDKRMHTITTVYLAEADGEAVAGDDAAEYGVFTPTTLPNPIVFDHRSILEDYFNQIY
- the folP gene encoding dihydropteroate synthase; this translates as MGVLNITPDSFSDGGVYFEKNRAIEGAIQMVEDGADIIDVGGESTRPGAKEVTADEEISRVIPVIEAIAQHINVPISVDTYKAQVAHEALSSGASMVNDISGLRFDKDMPKTIAEAHGAVCIMHILGTPQNMQNNPHYDDLFAEIGNYLNEGINIALSAGISEASIVIDPGLGFGKTINHNLQILRGLHRFKQLGKLLLIGTSRKSFIGHILGGRSVDKRLMGTAATVAISILNGASIVRVHDVKEIADVVRVSDAIVRIPNA
- the hfq gene encoding RNA chaperone Hfq — its product is MGGVKTTSLQDTFLNQLRKDKMPVVVYLTNGVRLKGTVRAFDNFVIILKDAKQQLIYKHSISSIVPEDDVNVKYDEPQQEQ
- the miaA gene encoding tRNA (adenosine(37)-N6)-dimethylallyltransferase MiaA — protein: MGKTESSLLLAGALKSEIISADSMQVYKYMDIGTAKPSLDKLRAVPHHMIDVALPSEEFSAGRFVSEASPIVNTLCARVKHPVIAGGTGLYIRALSEGLFEGPAADWKLRQQLESDEVNCEGFLYNLLCQLDPVTASKVTRGDTRRIIRALEVILKLGVPMSEAQKNTTPSVDCDFVKICLTRERTELYRMIEDRVDVMVHDGLFEEARELFDMPLSKTTSRAIGYREAFSHFRGEVTFDEAVLNIKQATRRYAKRQMTWFRAERDINWIDITGIFDPPKIYDKIISLIGTN